Proteins from a genomic interval of Schaalia odontolytica:
- a CDS encoding ABC transporter ATP-binding protein: protein MLIEATGVTKEFARARRGNRSFVAVHPADLGLDAAELTVITGHSGSGKSTLLNMLAGMLAPTAGTVAVEGTDLYRLSDRELSRLRNERIGFIPQGHTALRSLSVLENVLLPSVLYGGTDLPRSRAEELLETVGLSDLAEAKPQELSGGELRRMAIARGLLMEPSIVLADEPTAGLDSANTGVVLRLLREAADRGAAVLIVTHEPEADRFADRSLSMEEGRLA, encoded by the coding sequence GTGCTGATCGAAGCAACGGGTGTGACCAAGGAGTTTGCGCGCGCACGCAGAGGCAACAGGTCTTTCGTCGCGGTTCACCCCGCGGACCTCGGACTCGACGCCGCGGAGCTGACGGTGATCACCGGGCACTCCGGCAGCGGCAAGAGCACGCTCCTCAACATGCTGGCCGGCATGCTCGCCCCAACCGCAGGAACCGTCGCAGTCGAAGGGACGGACCTCTATCGCCTGTCGGACCGGGAACTCTCCCGCCTGCGCAACGAGAGGATCGGCTTCATCCCACAGGGGCACACGGCCCTGCGTAGCCTCAGCGTCCTCGAGAACGTGCTCCTGCCCTCCGTTCTCTACGGCGGAACGGACCTGCCCCGCAGCCGTGCCGAGGAACTGCTCGAGACGGTTGGACTGTCGGACCTGGCCGAAGCCAAGCCGCAGGAGTTATCCGGCGGTGAGCTACGCCGCATGGCCATCGCCCGCGGCCTCCTCATGGAGCCGAGCATCGTTCTCGCCGATGAGCCCACGGCGGGCCTCGACTCGGCAAACACGGGGGTCGTTCTTCGCCTCCTGCGTGAAGCCGCCGACCGTGGGGCGGCGGTCCTGATCGTCACGCACGAGCCCGAGGCCGACAGGTTTGCGGATCGCAGCCTGTCGATGGAGGAAGGCCGCCTCGCGTAG
- a CDS encoding aspartate kinase, whose translation MALIVQKYGGSSVADAEAMKRVAQRIVDTHNAGHRVVVVVSAMGDTTDDLLDAAASVTSKPPKREMDILLSAGERISMALLAMAVNELGVEARAYTGAQAGIQTDSRFGAAQIIGMVPERVARAVKDGQVAIVAGFQGISKDDDVTTLGRGGSDTTAVALAAALHADVCEIYTDVDGLFSADPRIVPKAHRLRTLTQEETLEMAAHGAKILHLRAVEFARRYGVPLHVRSSFSEKNGTWISDAPANPELKGLVPDAALKSPEENAMEKPVISGIAHDRSQDKITVTDVPNSPGVAARVFAVVAEVGANIDMIVQNLPISDPTKANITFTLPEGDAQKALDALEAHRGEIGFNELRYNPNIGKLSLVGVGMRTNPGVSARLFGALSEAGINIDLISTSEIRISVVTRLDDLDRAVKAVHTAFGLDASETEAVVYGGTGR comes from the coding sequence GTGGCACTGATTGTGCAAAAGTACGGCGGCTCCTCCGTCGCCGACGCCGAGGCCATGAAGCGCGTCGCCCAGCGCATCGTGGACACGCACAACGCGGGGCACCGCGTCGTCGTCGTCGTATCGGCCATGGGCGACACGACCGACGACCTGCTCGACGCTGCGGCATCCGTGACCTCGAAGCCCCCCAAGCGCGAGATGGACATCCTCCTGTCCGCGGGCGAACGCATCTCGATGGCGCTGCTGGCCATGGCCGTCAACGAGCTGGGCGTTGAGGCGCGCGCCTACACGGGTGCGCAGGCCGGTATCCAGACCGATAGCCGCTTCGGCGCCGCGCAGATCATCGGCATGGTTCCCGAGCGCGTCGCCCGAGCCGTTAAGGACGGCCAGGTGGCGATCGTCGCCGGGTTCCAGGGCATCTCCAAGGACGACGACGTGACGACCCTGGGCCGGGGAGGCTCCGACACGACGGCCGTCGCTCTGGCCGCCGCGCTCCACGCCGATGTGTGCGAGATCTACACCGACGTCGACGGCCTCTTCTCCGCTGACCCGCGTATTGTTCCCAAGGCGCACCGCCTGCGCACCCTGACCCAGGAGGAGACCCTGGAGATGGCCGCGCACGGAGCGAAGATCCTTCACCTGCGGGCGGTCGAGTTCGCCCGCCGCTACGGGGTGCCCCTGCACGTGCGTTCCTCGTTCTCGGAGAAGAACGGGACGTGGATCTCGGATGCTCCCGCAAACCCCGAACTCAAGGGCCTCGTGCCCGACGCCGCCCTGAAGTCCCCAGAGGAGAACGCCATGGAAAAGCCCGTCATCTCCGGCATCGCCCACGACCGCTCGCAGGACAAGATCACCGTCACCGACGTTCCCAACAGCCCCGGTGTCGCGGCGCGAGTGTTTGCCGTCGTCGCCGAGGTGGGGGCGAACATCGACATGATTGTTCAGAACCTGCCGATCTCGGATCCGACCAAGGCGAACATCACCTTTACGCTGCCCGAGGGAGACGCCCAAAAGGCTCTCGACGCTCTTGAGGCTCACCGCGGCGAGATTGGTTTCAACGAGCTGCGCTACAACCCCAACATCGGCAAGCTGAGCCTCGTCGGCGTCGGCATGCGCACGAACCCGGGCGTCTCGGCCCGCCTCTTCGGCGCCCTTTCCGAGGCCGGCATCAACATCGACCTGATCTCCACCTCGGAGATTCGCATTTCGGTGGTGACGCGCCTGGATGACCTGGACCGTGCCGTGAAGGCCGTCCACACCGCCTTCGGCCTGGACGCCTCCGAGACCGAGGCCGTCGTCTACGGGGGCACCGGACGCTGA
- a CDS encoding FtsX-like permease family protein has product MSGALSLRRIPLKNIGAHPVRAAILAFLALAQAACLLAGLVMADGMRSELALAEERLGADLVIYPTACLNQVERKRLVMIGTPVRCHQGRSALDRTRYNPDIAEITYQLYVADTLPTGETLWIVGFDPATDFALSPWMERGTSRELAPGTIAAGAKVAQGEDGTVPLFGTPRAVSSRLAETGTELDDAVFVSMDTLESIIGDAVEAGAGEYASVQPGRDYSAALVRVSDAESVQSVTNWINLYVRKVTAVRSDEALVDTASSISSQRGVTIGVLGASWLLLLIALIVAQFTLMNEREAEVYVWRSVGASRGAIARVMTGESALIHLVGACGGVLIAAALPLVAGTPVGGASSAARVLSFAGVAIVVVVAAGVAGTRLALRRVSAIPQGQKLVPA; this is encoded by the coding sequence ATGAGCGGCGCACTCTCGCTGCGCCGCATCCCGCTCAAGAACATCGGCGCGCACCCCGTCCGGGCGGCGATCCTGGCGTTCCTCGCCCTCGCGCAGGCAGCCTGTTTACTGGCGGGCCTCGTCATGGCCGACGGCATGAGGAGCGAGCTCGCGCTCGCCGAGGAGCGTCTCGGGGCCGACCTCGTCATCTATCCGACCGCGTGCCTCAATCAGGTCGAACGGAAGCGCCTGGTGATGATCGGCACCCCCGTGCGGTGCCACCAGGGGAGAAGTGCCCTGGATCGGACGCGCTACAACCCGGACATCGCGGAGATCACCTACCAGCTCTACGTCGCCGACACCCTGCCCACCGGCGAGACCCTGTGGATCGTGGGATTCGACCCGGCGACGGACTTCGCTCTCTCCCCGTGGATGGAGCGCGGCACCTCGCGCGAACTCGCCCCGGGGACGATCGCCGCCGGAGCCAAGGTCGCTCAAGGCGAGGATGGGACTGTCCCGCTCTTCGGCACACCCCGGGCGGTGAGCTCGCGCCTCGCGGAAACCGGGACCGAGCTGGACGACGCCGTCTTCGTGAGCATGGACACCCTGGAGAGCATCATCGGCGACGCGGTCGAGGCGGGAGCGGGGGAGTACGCCTCCGTCCAGCCGGGTAGGGACTACTCGGCTGCCCTCGTGAGAGTGAGCGACGCGGAGAGCGTCCAGAGCGTGACGAACTGGATCAACCTCTACGTGCGTAAGGTGACCGCCGTGAGAAGCGACGAGGCCCTCGTGGACACGGCCTCAAGCATCAGTTCTCAACGCGGGGTCACTATCGGCGTACTCGGAGCCTCCTGGCTCCTCCTGCTGATCGCCCTGATCGTCGCCCAGTTCACGCTGATGAACGAGCGCGAGGCAGAAGTGTACGTGTGGCGCTCCGTCGGAGCCTCGCGCGGGGCGATCGCAAGGGTCATGACGGGCGAGTCCGCGCTCATTCACCTGGTGGGAGCGTGCGGCGGGGTCCTGATCGCCGCCGCCCTCCCGCTCGTTGCCGGGACGCCCGTCGGCGGCGCGTCGAGCGCTGCTCGAGTGCTTTCCTTCGCCGGCGTCGCTATCGTTGTCGTGGTCGCGGCCGGCGTCGCGGGAACCCGTCTCGCCCTGAGGAGGGTGAGCGCCATCCCCCAGGGCCAGAAGTTGGTGCCGGCCTAG
- a CDS encoding response regulator transcription factor produces MQERNCTPRVLVVDDEAMLADLLSQALRHEGWETATASDGLDALAKAASFHPDVVILDVQMPRMDGLETLERLRAHDPHMPVLFLTARDAVADRVSGLRAGADDYVTKPFDLDEVAARVQALLRRSGRAQQTRSTVLTVADLTLNVESHDVSRGGENITLTNTEFELLRFLMENVGIVLSKQRILDAVWSYDFGGQVNVVELYISYLRKKIDSGRPALIRTVRGAGYIMREPR; encoded by the coding sequence ATGCAAGAGAGGAACTGCACGCCCCGCGTGCTGGTTGTCGACGACGAGGCGATGCTGGCGGACCTGCTCTCACAGGCGCTTCGCCACGAGGGGTGGGAGACGGCGACGGCCTCGGACGGCCTCGATGCGCTGGCAAAGGCGGCGAGCTTTCATCCCGATGTCGTGATCCTTGACGTGCAGATGCCGCGCATGGATGGCTTGGAGACCCTGGAACGTCTGCGCGCCCATGACCCGCACATGCCCGTCCTGTTTCTCACCGCCCGCGACGCGGTCGCCGACCGGGTGTCCGGCCTGCGAGCCGGCGCCGACGACTACGTCACCAAGCCCTTCGACCTTGACGAGGTCGCGGCCCGCGTGCAGGCGCTGCTGCGTCGCTCCGGGCGCGCCCAGCAGACTCGTTCCACCGTGCTCACGGTGGCCGATCTGACCCTCAACGTGGAGTCGCACGATGTCAGTCGCGGCGGCGAGAACATCACGTTAACGAACACCGAGTTCGAATTGCTCCGCTTTCTGATGGAAAACGTGGGGATCGTCCTGTCCAAGCAGAGGATTCTCGACGCCGTGTGGAGCTACGATTTCGGCGGCCAGGTCAACGTCGTTGAACTGTACATCTCCTACCTGCGCAAGAAGATCGACTCGGGTCGACCCGCCCTGATCCGAACGGTGCGAGGCGCTGGCTACATCATGAGGGAACCCCGGTGA
- a CDS encoding DNA polymerase III subunit gamma and tau, translating to MTTALYRRYRPDTFDQVIGQEHVTEPLKAALRANRVTHAYLFSGPRGCGKTTSARILARCLNCAQGPTDKPCGQCASCRELATGGPGSLDVVEIDAASHGGVDDARDLRERATFAPVRDRYKIFIIDEAHMVTNQGFNALLKLVEEPPEHVKFVFATTEPERVIGTIRSRTHHYPFRLVPPDVLGPYLGGLCREEGVRVTEGVLSLVMRAGGGSVRDTLSVLDQLMAGAIHGEVTYQTAVALLGYTDSALLDQSVDALAGGDGAAAFRVVERMVESGHDPRRFVEDLLQRLRDLLIIAVAGDGARDVLADTPSDQFERMQRQAQNWGPHGLSRAADLTDEALRAMTGATSPRLQLELLMGRILVPAPEVGHAPVQGTVGMAGGGAPREAQPSPSPQSSGGRFGAREAREALARKKQERAEATATPAAVSSTPAAPAQGGPAWGGGPDWSSPAPTPTAPEEASAGPEGRAPERGGTASEPVRPQATAQPAEPVRQSPPERGGAPAPRGPEPTAEQGGETGAPPARSAGRDADMLRGRWNEVLEHLKSISRVAWSLVGVNAQLGAVDGSTAVLLFPVDAMVAAFARGPRATEVEEAIREVTGLSLAVIAQVGQASGGTATTGPSAQASRAGNQPRPPQADAWVSEPPPFDRAAAEAAHEETHASHAQLWPQPARTPEGEQTPPATEEPRDVGWPQPAAVQPIQRVTADAEPEAASSREERRGSSALPARAIRALADAPAGDAHPAPAPSSERKHSFTVFRYPGDPQEGEPPTPVSVEDASNRPPAFDDTPIETAPRAPITPTGWDDPIVIPGGASVSFDDPGGEPPSAEAATVGAGEATPDDAATSAPAWLASAPVRAAPAGPVASGQPDGATERADALDAPLRGRAAAEAALRARERSDGEAAGVRTHAAEDDSASIDDENIETSQTIGLAAVLEILGGRVIEEKMT from the coding sequence GTGACCACTGCTCTGTACCGCCGGTATCGCCCCGACACCTTCGACCAGGTGATCGGCCAGGAACACGTGACGGAGCCGCTGAAGGCGGCGCTGCGCGCCAATCGCGTGACACACGCCTACCTGTTCTCGGGCCCGCGCGGGTGCGGTAAGACCACGTCGGCGCGCATCCTGGCGCGCTGCCTCAACTGCGCGCAGGGGCCCACCGACAAGCCCTGCGGGCAGTGCGCTTCCTGCCGGGAACTCGCCACCGGCGGTCCGGGCTCCCTGGACGTCGTGGAAATCGACGCGGCCTCCCACGGCGGCGTTGACGACGCGCGTGACCTTCGCGAGAGGGCGACGTTTGCGCCCGTAAGGGACCGCTACAAGATCTTCATCATCGACGAGGCCCACATGGTGACGAACCAGGGCTTCAACGCCCTGCTGAAGCTGGTGGAGGAACCCCCCGAGCACGTCAAGTTCGTGTTCGCCACGACGGAACCGGAACGTGTGATCGGCACGATTCGTTCGCGCACCCACCACTACCCCTTCCGTCTGGTCCCACCCGACGTGCTGGGCCCCTACCTGGGCGGCCTGTGCCGGGAGGAGGGCGTGCGGGTCACGGAAGGCGTCCTGTCGCTCGTGATGCGCGCGGGCGGCGGGTCGGTTCGTGACACGCTATCGGTCCTGGACCAGCTGATGGCCGGTGCGATTCACGGCGAAGTCACCTACCAGACGGCGGTCGCGCTGCTCGGATACACCGACTCGGCCCTGCTGGACCAATCCGTCGATGCCCTGGCCGGCGGGGACGGTGCGGCCGCGTTCCGCGTCGTCGAGCGAATGGTGGAGTCCGGGCACGACCCGCGTCGCTTCGTCGAGGACCTCCTGCAGCGCCTCAGGGACCTGCTCATCATCGCGGTCGCCGGGGACGGCGCGCGCGACGTCCTCGCAGACACGCCCTCGGACCAATTCGAACGCATGCAGCGCCAGGCACAGAACTGGGGTCCCCACGGGCTGTCGCGCGCCGCCGACCTGACCGACGAGGCCCTGCGCGCCATGACGGGGGCAACCTCGCCCCGCCTGCAGCTGGAGCTCCTGATGGGGCGCATTCTCGTGCCCGCGCCCGAGGTCGGCCACGCGCCCGTCCAGGGAACGGTCGGAATGGCGGGAGGCGGAGCCCCCCGCGAGGCGCAGCCCTCGCCCTCCCCGCAGTCCTCCGGCGGACGTTTTGGCGCGCGTGAGGCCCGCGAGGCGCTGGCTCGCAAGAAGCAGGAGCGCGCCGAGGCCACCGCGACGCCTGCCGCTGTTTCCTCCACGCCCGCCGCCCCCGCTCAAGGCGGGCCCGCCTGGGGTGGCGGCCCCGACTGGTCATCCCCGGCGCCAACCCCCACCGCCCCCGAGGAGGCCTCGGCCGGACCGGAGGGGCGCGCGCCAGAGCGAGGCGGCACGGCATCTGAGCCCGTACGCCCGCAGGCTACAGCGCAGCCGGCAGAGCCGGTTCGGCAATCCCCGCCCGAGCGTGGCGGAGCGCCCGCGCCGCGCGGCCCGGAGCCAACCGCCGAGCAGGGCGGCGAAACGGGCGCGCCTCCAGCGCGCAGCGCCGGGCGCGATGCGGACATGCTGCGCGGCCGCTGGAACGAGGTCCTGGAGCACCTGAAGTCCATCAGCCGAGTCGCCTGGTCGCTGGTCGGGGTCAACGCGCAGCTGGGGGCCGTCGATGGATCCACCGCGGTCCTCCTCTTCCCGGTTGACGCTATGGTCGCCGCCTTCGCGCGCGGCCCGCGTGCGACCGAGGTCGAGGAAGCCATCCGCGAAGTCACGGGACTGTCGCTCGCCGTCATCGCTCAGGTGGGGCAAGCGTCGGGCGGGACGGCCACGACGGGGCCGTCGGCTCAGGCCTCTCGCGCGGGCAACCAGCCCCGCCCGCCCCAGGCCGATGCGTGGGTGTCGGAGCCGCCCCCTTTTGATCGCGCCGCCGCCGAGGCGGCTCACGAGGAAACGCACGCGTCCCATGCGCAGCTATGGCCGCAGCCCGCACGCACCCCCGAAGGCGAGCAGACGCCCCCGGCGACCGAAGAACCCCGGGACGTCGGATGGCCGCAGCCAGCGGCGGTGCAACCCATCCAACGGGTGACAGCAGACGCGGAGCCGGAAGCGGCCTCGTCGCGAGAAGAACGCCGAGGGTCTAGCGCCCTGCCCGCCAGGGCCATCCGTGCGCTCGCGGACGCTCCCGCAGGCGACGCCCACCCAGCACCCGCCCCTTCCTCCGAGCGCAAGCACTCCTTCACGGTCTTTCGCTACCCGGGCGACCCGCAGGAGGGTGAGCCTCCCACGCCGGTCAGCGTCGAGGATGCGTCGAATCGGCCCCCCGCCTTTGACGACACCCCCATCGAGACGGCCCCTCGCGCGCCCATCACCCCGACGGGCTGGGACGATCCGATCGTCATCCCAGGAGGTGCCTCCGTCTCCTTCGACGATCCCGGCGGCGAGCCTCCCTCGGCCGAGGCGGCCACCGTCGGCGCGGGTGAGGCAACGCCGGATGACGCCGCCACGAGTGCGCCCGCCTGGCTCGCCTCGGCCCCCGTACGCGCGGCGCCCGCCGGCCCGGTGGCGAGCGGGCAGCCCGATGGCGCAACGGAGCGGGCCGACGCTCTCGACGCGCCGCTGCGGGGACGCGCCGCCGCGGAGGCCGCCCTGCGCGCCAGGGAACGCAGCGACGGCGAGGCCGCCGGCGTGCGCACCCATGCGGCCGAGGACGACAGCGCCAGCATCGACGACGAGAACATCGAGACCTCGCAGACGATCGGCCTGGCAGCCGTCCTGGAGATCCTGGGTGGACGCGTCATCGAAGAGAAGATGACCTAG
- a CDS encoding sensor histidine kinase, giving the protein MTRRVSLAGRLSRALTACVALALAVMAFSSTLVMRSWMLADVDSELHRLSQRADEHLDIDDADSEDDDGEASEAQSGEHGGADGAILPAGPGRRGPGDPGGPGFGGSGVADGTLQYVSEDGEAAGAIVTNFALRYLDDEALEVLESVPADALPHTVHLPGWGTFRVVSQVFDTRTILVGRQTDSVDNVVWMLVAVELVLSLCVALGAGLIGRAWVRRELRPLSVVREAAADIARRDLADDAQALTRVGDAAVSGPIEVAEVAGAFNAMIDAVEDGMERRARSETKLRQFVADASHELRTPLASVQGYAQLARRDIAEASRSQALERISSEGARMATLVEELLTLARLDDDRSLARDRVEVIPLVLDALSDAHVLCPDHTWELGSAAQEPVLGDEAAVRQILTNLLTNARVHTPAGTRVVVSVLGEDSPRLRSCPGVDETSGAAGARAPASSTITIRVADDGPGIPEAIRERVFDRFVRGDSSRTRDGHGSSGLGMSIVDSLARAMGGRVCLVDSESGTVIDVTLPSA; this is encoded by the coding sequence GTGACCAGGCGCGTGTCCCTGGCCGGGCGACTCTCCCGCGCGCTCACGGCCTGCGTCGCCCTGGCGCTGGCGGTCATGGCGTTCAGCTCCACGCTGGTCATGCGCTCGTGGATGCTCGCCGACGTGGACTCCGAGTTGCATCGGCTCTCGCAGCGCGCCGACGAACACCTGGATATCGACGACGCCGACTCCGAGGATGACGACGGCGAGGCGAGTGAGGCGCAGTCCGGCGAACACGGCGGGGCCGACGGCGCGATTCTTCCCGCGGGGCCCGGCCGCCGCGGCCCCGGGGATCCCGGCGGGCCCGGCTTCGGCGGATCCGGCGTCGCGGACGGGACCCTGCAGTACGTCAGCGAGGACGGGGAGGCGGCAGGAGCGATCGTCACGAACTTCGCGCTGCGCTACCTCGACGATGAGGCCCTGGAGGTCCTGGAGTCCGTGCCCGCGGACGCGCTCCCTCACACCGTACACCTGCCGGGGTGGGGGACCTTCCGCGTCGTCTCCCAGGTCTTCGACACGAGAACGATCCTCGTGGGCCGCCAGACCGACAGCGTGGACAACGTGGTGTGGATGCTCGTCGCGGTCGAGCTCGTCCTGTCCCTGTGCGTGGCGCTCGGCGCTGGCCTGATCGGACGCGCGTGGGTGCGCCGCGAGCTGCGCCCCCTCTCAGTCGTGCGCGAGGCCGCCGCCGACATTGCGCGGCGAGACCTGGCCGATGACGCGCAGGCGCTGACGCGTGTGGGCGACGCGGCGGTGTCCGGCCCCATCGAGGTCGCCGAGGTGGCAGGTGCCTTCAACGCGATGATTGACGCCGTCGAAGACGGCATGGAGCGCAGGGCACGCAGCGAGACGAAGCTCCGCCAGTTCGTCGCTGATGCCTCCCACGAGCTGCGCACCCCGCTCGCGTCCGTGCAGGGGTATGCGCAGCTGGCCCGGCGCGACATTGCCGAGGCATCCCGGAGCCAGGCGCTCGAGAGGATCTCCTCCGAGGGGGCGCGCATGGCCACGCTGGTCGAGGAGCTCCTGACGCTGGCCCGCCTCGATGACGACCGTTCCCTGGCACGCGACCGGGTCGAGGTGATCCCCCTGGTCCTGGATGCCCTCTCCGATGCGCACGTCCTGTGCCCCGACCACACCTGGGAGCTGGGATCGGCCGCCCAGGAGCCGGTCCTGGGAGACGAGGCGGCGGTGCGTCAGATCCTCACGAACCTGCTCACGAATGCTCGGGTCCACACGCCCGCCGGTACCCGGGTCGTCGTCTCCGTCCTCGGGGAGGACTCGCCGAGGCTTCGCTCCTGCCCCGGGGTCGACGAAACGAGTGGCGCGGCGGGCGCGCGAGCCCCGGCCTCGTCCACGATCACGATCCGAGTGGCAGACGACGGTCCCGGCATCCCCGAGGCGATCCGCGAGCGTGTCTTCGACCGCTTCGTGCGCGGGGATTCCTCCCGCACGCGCGACGGTCACGGTTCCTCGGGCCTGGGCATGTCGATTGTCGATTCCCTGGCGCGCGCTATGGGCGGGCGGGTGTGCCTCGTAGACTCCGAGTCCGGCACCGTCATCGACGTGACGCTGCCTTCGGCCTGA
- the recR gene encoding recombination mediator RecR, whose translation MYDGALADLIDQFGQLPGIGPKSAQRMAMHVLDADPEEVARLVEAINAVRGRVRHCDVCANLTEDDQCSICRDVRRDPSQICVVQEPKDIQAIEGARVFRGRYHVLGGVIDPIHGIGPDQLNIASLMSRLADGTVTEVILATNPNVEGEATAAYLARMLSTMGVETSRLAMGLPMGGDLEYADSVTLGRALEGRRRL comes from the coding sequence ATGTATGACGGAGCCCTGGCGGACCTGATCGACCAGTTCGGTCAGCTACCCGGAATAGGCCCGAAGTCGGCCCAACGCATGGCGATGCACGTCCTGGACGCCGACCCGGAAGAGGTCGCGCGCCTGGTGGAGGCCATCAATGCGGTGCGCGGCCGGGTCCGTCACTGCGACGTGTGCGCGAATCTCACCGAGGACGACCAGTGCTCGATCTGCAGGGACGTTCGCCGCGACCCCAGCCAGATCTGCGTCGTTCAGGAACCGAAGGACATCCAGGCCATCGAGGGTGCTCGCGTCTTCCGCGGACGCTACCACGTGCTGGGTGGGGTGATCGACCCGATTCACGGAATCGGCCCCGACCAGCTCAACATTGCCTCCCTCATGAGCCGCCTCGCGGACGGCACGGTCACCGAGGTGATCCTGGCTACCAACCCCAACGTCGAGGGCGAGGCTACGGCCGCCTACCTGGCGCGAATGCTCTCCACGATGGGCGTCGAAACCTCGCGCCTGGCGATGGGGCTACCGATGGGCGGAGACCTGGAGTACGCTGACTCGGTCACCCTGGGCCGCGCCCTGGAGGGGCGCCGGAGACTGTAG
- a CDS encoding ABC transporter permease: MLSLRRLPWMNLRGYPVRTGTLVLFSALMTMTIFGGTMLVQGIERGLATVQSRLGADIMVTPADADNDFDAQSFLVHAEASYFYMPTSTSEAVAAVDGVQSSSPQLFLASARASCCSGRYQVIAFDPGSDFTVQPWIADSVGQAQLGHMDVIVGANVSVYDTDNFALFGQRLHVVGKFDPTGSTLDNAVYTNFDTAKILIDSSLRKGLNKYTSLDTDDIISSVMVKVAPGRDVNAVAADIERSVPGVSVTTSTRMVSGIAQSLDATSRTVATLIAVVWGVGLLMITLIFVMMIIERKREFASLIVAGAHRGLVSRIILAESLTVNAIGGVVGIVISGVLIASFSGLVRQTIGTGFLVPPITTMALLALASLAAIAVVAVVASWISVRSIRAMDAGSLLKEGE, translated from the coding sequence ATGCTGTCGCTGAGGCGACTTCCGTGGATGAACCTGCGCGGCTACCCGGTGCGGACCGGGACCCTCGTGCTGTTCTCCGCGCTCATGACGATGACGATTTTCGGTGGAACGATGCTCGTTCAGGGGATCGAACGGGGCCTTGCGACGGTCCAGTCGCGCCTGGGGGCCGACATCATGGTGACCCCCGCGGACGCGGACAACGACTTCGATGCGCAGTCATTCCTCGTGCACGCCGAGGCCTCCTACTTCTACATGCCGACGTCCACGAGCGAGGCCGTCGCCGCCGTCGACGGGGTCCAATCATCCTCGCCCCAGCTCTTCCTTGCCTCCGCGCGCGCGAGCTGCTGCTCGGGCAGATACCAGGTGATCGCCTTCGATCCGGGCAGCGACTTCACCGTCCAACCCTGGATCGCCGACTCGGTCGGACAGGCGCAGCTCGGACACATGGACGTGATCGTGGGCGCCAACGTCAGCGTCTACGACACGGACAACTTCGCGCTCTTCGGCCAGCGGCTCCACGTCGTCGGAAAGTTCGACCCGACCGGATCGACCCTCGACAACGCCGTCTACACGAACTTCGACACCGCGAAGATCCTCATTGACTCCTCGCTGCGCAAGGGACTCAACAAGTACACGAGCCTGGACACCGACGACATCATCTCCTCCGTCATGGTCAAGGTGGCTCCCGGCCGCGACGTCAACGCCGTGGCAGCCGACATCGAACGGAGCGTTCCAGGGGTGAGCGTGACAACCTCGACACGCATGGTGAGCGGCATCGCGCAGAGCCTCGACGCGACGTCACGCACGGTCGCGACCCTCATCGCCGTCGTCTGGGGCGTCGGACTGCTCATGATCACCCTGATCTTCGTCATGATGATCATCGAGAGGAAACGAGAGTTCGCCTCCCTGATCGTCGCCGGGGCGCACCGAGGCCTCGTCTCACGGATCATCCTCGCCGAGTCCCTGACCGTCAACGCGATCGGAGGCGTCGTCGGCATCGTGATCTCCGGGGTTCTCATCGCCTCCTTCTCGGGCCTGGTCCGCCAGACGATCGGCACGGGATTCCTCGTCCCGCCGATCACCACGATGGCTCTCCTGGCGTTGGCCTCGCTGGCTGCGATCGCGGTGGTAGCCGTCGTGGCCTCGTGGATATCGGTGCGAAGCATCAGAGCGATGGATGCTGGATCGCTGCTGAAGGAAGGGGAGTGA